Proteins from a single region of Shinella zoogloeoides:
- a CDS encoding nicotinate-nucleotide adenylyltransferase — MPHVEKGMKVGLFGGSFNPPHQGHALVAEIALRRLGLDQLWWMVTPGNPLKDHRQLAPLAERIRLSEAMAPGPRVKVTAFEKRLGQSYTARTLERVQALNSGVHFIWIMGADNLGTFHRWQNWQKIACTFPIAVIDRPGSTLAYLSSRMAKTFDYARVDEEDAMSLAGRRAPAWTFIHGPRSPLSSTALRDQMALEKTIHQK; from the coding sequence ATGCCGCATGTCGAAAAGGGCATGAAGGTCGGCCTGTTCGGCGGCTCCTTCAACCCGCCGCATCAGGGCCATGCGCTCGTCGCGGAAATCGCGCTGCGCCGCCTCGGTCTCGACCAGCTCTGGTGGATGGTCACCCCCGGCAATCCCCTGAAGGATCACCGGCAGCTCGCCCCGCTCGCCGAGCGCATCCGTCTCAGCGAAGCAATGGCGCCCGGTCCACGTGTCAAGGTAACGGCCTTCGAGAAGCGGCTCGGCCAGAGCTATACGGCAAGGACGCTGGAGCGGGTGCAGGCGCTGAATAGCGGCGTCCACTTCATCTGGATCATGGGCGCGGACAATCTCGGCACCTTCCATCGCTGGCAGAACTGGCAGAAGATCGCCTGCACCTTCCCCATCGCTGTCATCGACCGGCCCGGCTCGACGCTTGCCTACCTCTCCTCGCGCATGGCGAAAACCTTCGACTATGCGCGCGTCGACGAGGAGGACGCGATGTCGCTGGCGGGCCGCCGCGCGCCCGCCTGGACCTTCATTCACGGGCCGCGCTCGCCGCTTTCCTCCACGGCGCTGCGCGACCAAATGGCCCTGGAAAAAACCATCCATCAGAAGTGA
- a CDS encoding GNAT family N-acetyltransferase has product MQTELLREDQSRSPKERLRPERSRTDCPILLSPRLVMRAPHEDDIDALAHLANNANIANMVARMPHPYTVADAADFVRRTRAGTIGKCVYAITKADNGAFLGCCGIEPHEDGRTVELGYWLGEPYWNEGYATEAAHALIDMVFRTRDVEQIDARCRVMNIPSRRVIQKCGFQFQATGMVQSLAVGGMVPVEWYRLDRKTWVSLKSWGGMR; this is encoded by the coding sequence ATGCAGACCGAATTGTTGCGGGAAGACCAATCGCGGTCTCCCAAGGAAAGGCTGAGGCCTGAACGGTCGAGGACCGATTGCCCGATCTTGCTGTCGCCGCGGCTCGTCATGAGAGCCCCGCACGAAGACGACATCGACGCCCTTGCCCATCTTGCCAACAACGCCAACATCGCCAACATGGTCGCCCGCATGCCGCACCCGTACACGGTCGCGGATGCCGCCGATTTCGTGCGACGCACACGCGCCGGCACGATTGGCAAGTGCGTCTATGCCATTACGAAAGCCGACAACGGTGCCTTCCTCGGCTGCTGCGGGATCGAACCGCACGAGGACGGACGCACGGTCGAGCTCGGCTACTGGCTGGGCGAACCCTACTGGAACGAGGGCTATGCCACCGAGGCGGCCCATGCGCTGATCGACATGGTCTTCCGCACCCGCGACGTCGAGCAGATCGACGCGCGCTGCCGGGTCATGAACATTCCCTCGCGCCGGGTCATCCAGAAGTGCGGCTTCCAGTTCCAGGCGACCGGCATGGTGCAGAGCCTTGCCGTCGGCGGCATGGTTCCCGTCGAATGGTACCGGCTCGACCGCAAGACCTGGGTTTCGCTGAAGAGCTGGGGAGGCATGCGATGA
- a CDS encoding endonuclease/exonuclease/phosphatase family protein, translating to MKFVSYNVQYGIGLDDRFDLPRIASSIHGADIIALQEVTRNFHRNGHVDMVDELRTLLANHYSVFGPACDLDAGSAIEKGRVVNRRFQFGNMIFSRWPILSTRTILLPRTRTLDKLNLQRGATEAVIATPGGPIRVYSVHLDHVHRDERIAQIRYLKDRARLYGDEGGAISGAHEFGLAEPPAPDDYVLMGDFNMVPESPEYCEMAGGVDPLYGRQIRATNPVDAIAGLGKRHAGSFSWINPTDHTDRMFLDYCFLSHGLVERLKDAWVDETAFGSDHMPVWFELS from the coding sequence GTGAAATTCGTCAGCTACAACGTCCAGTACGGCATCGGTCTCGATGATCGTTTCGACCTGCCGCGCATCGCCTCCAGCATCCACGGCGCCGATATCATCGCCCTGCAGGAAGTGACGCGGAACTTCCATCGCAATGGCCATGTCGACATGGTCGACGAGCTGCGCACGCTGCTCGCCAATCACTACTCCGTCTTCGGCCCGGCCTGCGACCTCGATGCCGGCTCGGCGATCGAGAAGGGCCGGGTGGTCAATCGCCGCTTCCAGTTCGGCAACATGATCTTCTCCCGCTGGCCGATCCTCTCGACCCGCACGATCCTCCTGCCGCGCACCCGCACGCTCGACAAGCTGAACCTGCAGCGCGGCGCGACCGAGGCGGTGATCGCAACGCCCGGCGGGCCGATCCGCGTTTATTCCGTGCATCTCGACCACGTTCACCGCGACGAGCGCATCGCGCAGATCCGCTATCTCAAGGACCGCGCCCGGCTTTACGGCGACGAGGGCGGCGCGATTTCCGGCGCGCATGAATTCGGTCTTGCCGAGCCTCCGGCGCCTGATGACTACGTGCTGATGGGCGACTTCAACATGGTGCCGGAATCGCCGGAATATTGCGAGATGGCCGGTGGTGTCGATCCGCTCTACGGACGGCAGATCCGCGCCACCAACCCGGTGGATGCGATCGCCGGCCTCGGCAAGCGCCATGCCGGCAGCTTTAGCTGGATCAACCCCACGGACCACACCGACCGCATGTTCCTCGACTACTGTTTCCTCAGCCACGGCCTTGTGGAGCGGCTGAAGGATGCCTGGGTCGACGAAACCGCCTTCGGCTCCGACCATATGCCGGTCTGGTTCGAACTGAGCTGA
- the rsfS gene encoding ribosome silencing factor: MPVRTCCFVIRKGTNLTTVHAKGNVVGVFSRSAGRGDDAADRALQLVLASLEDSKAEDIVTINIAGKSALGDYMVVVSGRSNRHVTAIADHLITDLKDEGLGNARVEGLEAGDWVLIDTGDIIIHVFRPEIREFYNIERMWAAPEIEDGTVH; the protein is encoded by the coding sequence TTGCCGGTACGGACGTGCTGTTTTGTTATTCGGAAAGGAACGAACCTGACAACAGTGCACGCAAAGGGAAACGTCGTCGGCGTTTTCTCCAGGAGCGCGGGACGGGGCGATGATGCCGCCGACCGGGCCCTTCAACTGGTCCTCGCCAGCCTCGAGGACTCCAAGGCGGAAGATATCGTCACCATCAACATTGCCGGCAAATCGGCGCTGGGCGACTACATGGTGGTCGTGTCCGGACGCTCGAACCGTCATGTCACGGCGATCGCCGATCACCTCATCACCGATCTCAAGGACGAAGGCCTGGGCAATGCCCGCGTCGAGGGCCTTGAGGCGGGCGACTGGGTGCTGATCGACACCGGCGATATCATCATCCATGTGTTCCGGCCGGAAATCCGGGAGTTCTACAACATCGAACGGATGTGGGCGGCTCCCGAGATCGAAGACGGTACGGTACACTAA
- a CDS encoding glutamate-5-semialdehyde dehydrogenase translates to MLDQVKTDIDSLMAEIGRNARAAARPLAIATTDQKNRALEAMAAEILANREAILAANTIDLANAKESGVAASFIDRLTLTAERIEGIAGAIRDIAALKDPVGDVIAEWDRPNGLHIERVRTPLGVIGVIYESRPNVTADAGALCLKAGNAVILRGGSDSVNSSQAIHSCLVAGLKAAGLPEHAIQYVPVTDRAAVGAMLSGLGGAIDVIVPRGGKSLVARVQSEARVPVFAHLEGLCHIYVDKSADLDMAKRVVVNAKMRRTGVCGSMETLLIDRAVADTHLAPLVEGLVAAGCEVRATEEIRARILNLVPATDADWATEYLDAILSVSLVDGISGAIEHINRWSSAHTEAVIAEDPAVVERFFTEIDSAILLHNASTQFADGGEFGMGGEIGIATGKMHARGPVGVEQLTSFKYRVRGTGQVRP, encoded by the coding sequence ATGCTTGACCAGGTGAAAACCGACATCGACAGCCTGATGGCCGAAATCGGCCGCAACGCCCGCGCCGCCGCCCGCCCACTCGCCATCGCCACGACTGATCAGAAGAACCGCGCGCTCGAAGCCATGGCGGCGGAAATCCTCGCCAACCGCGAGGCGATCCTTGCCGCCAATACCATCGACCTTGCCAATGCGAAGGAAAGCGGCGTCGCCGCCTCCTTCATCGACCGGCTGACGCTGACGGCCGAGCGCATCGAGGGCATTGCCGGCGCGATCCGCGATATCGCCGCGCTCAAGGACCCTGTCGGCGACGTCATCGCCGAATGGGACCGCCCGAACGGCCTGCATATCGAGCGCGTGCGCACGCCGCTCGGCGTCATCGGCGTCATCTACGAGAGCCGGCCGAACGTGACGGCGGATGCCGGCGCGCTGTGCCTGAAGGCCGGCAATGCCGTGATCCTGCGCGGCGGTTCGGACAGCGTGAATTCATCGCAGGCGATCCATTCCTGCCTCGTCGCCGGCCTCAAGGCCGCCGGCCTTCCAGAGCATGCGATCCAATATGTGCCGGTGACGGACCGCGCCGCCGTCGGCGCCATGCTGTCCGGCCTCGGCGGGGCCATCGACGTCATCGTGCCGCGCGGCGGCAAGAGCCTCGTCGCCCGCGTGCAGAGCGAGGCGCGCGTGCCGGTCTTCGCCCATCTCGAAGGCCTCTGCCACATCTATGTCGACAAGTCGGCCGACCTCGACATGGCGAAGCGGGTCGTCGTCAACGCCAAGATGCGCCGTACGGGCGTCTGCGGCTCGATGGAAACGCTGCTGATCGACCGCGCTGTTGCCGATACCCATCTCGCCCCGCTGGTCGAGGGCCTCGTGGCCGCCGGCTGCGAAGTGCGCGCGACGGAGGAAATCCGCGCCCGCATCCTGAACCTCGTTCCCGCAACGGACGCGGACTGGGCAACGGAATATCTCGACGCCATCCTCTCCGTCTCGCTGGTCGACGGCATTTCCGGGGCCATCGAGCATATCAACCGCTGGTCCTCCGCCCATACGGAGGCGGTGATCGCGGAAGATCCCGCCGTCGTCGAGCGCTTCTTCACGGAAATCGATTCGGCGATCCTCCTGCACAACGCCTCCACCCAGTTCGCCGATGGCGGCGAATTCGGCATGGGCGGCGAGATCGGCATCGCCACCGGCAAGATGCATGCGCGCGGCCCTGTCGGCGTCGAGCAGCTCACCTCCTTCAAATACCGGGTGCGCGGCACCGGACAGGTGCGGCCCTGA
- the proB gene encoding glutamate 5-kinase, which translates to MTKNRKPLGKYRRIVIKIGSALLVDRASGLKKAWLDAMCRDIAALRAGGTDVLVVSSGAIALGRSVLKVPAGALKLEESQAAAAVGQIALARAWSESLSADGIVAGQILLTLGDTEERRRYLNARATISQLLKLGAVPIINENDTVATTEIRYGDNDRLAARVATMTGADLLVLLSDIDGLYTAPPHLDPEARFLDTIDAITPEIEAMAGGAASELSRGGMRTKIDAGKIATGAGCAMIIASGKVDHPLRAIEEGARSSWFAPSGSPVTARKTWIAGQLQPAGRLEIDAGAETALSAGKSLLPAGVRGVWGSFSRGDTVSIYGTSGREIARGLAGYDADEARLIVGKKSADIAAILGYAGRAAMVHRDDLVVTGLPVTTEAGRDMSHA; encoded by the coding sequence ATGACGAAGAACCGCAAACCGCTCGGAAAATACCGCCGGATTGTGATCAAGATCGGCTCGGCCCTGCTCGTCGACCGGGCGAGCGGCCTGAAGAAGGCATGGCTCGACGCCATGTGCCGGGACATCGCGGCGCTCCGGGCCGGTGGCACGGACGTTCTCGTCGTCTCCTCAGGCGCCATCGCGCTCGGCCGCTCGGTGCTGAAGGTGCCGGCGGGCGCGCTGAAGCTGGAGGAAAGCCAGGCCGCCGCCGCCGTCGGTCAGATCGCGCTTGCCCGCGCCTGGTCGGAAAGCCTTTCGGCGGACGGCATCGTCGCCGGCCAGATTCTGCTCACGCTGGGCGACACGGAAGAGCGCCGCCGCTACCTCAATGCTCGTGCGACGATCAGCCAGCTCCTGAAACTCGGCGCGGTGCCGATCATCAACGAAAACGACACGGTCGCGACAACGGAAATCCGCTACGGCGACAACGACCGCCTCGCCGCCCGCGTCGCCACGATGACGGGCGCGGACCTGCTGGTCCTGCTTTCCGATATCGACGGCCTCTATACGGCCCCGCCGCATCTCGACCCTGAGGCACGCTTCCTCGATACCATTGACGCTATCACACCCGAGATCGAGGCGATGGCGGGCGGTGCGGCTTCGGAACTGTCGCGCGGCGGCATGCGCACCAAGATCGACGCCGGCAAGATCGCGACGGGTGCGGGCTGCGCCATGATCATCGCCTCGGGCAAGGTCGACCATCCGCTGCGCGCCATCGAAGAGGGCGCGCGCTCCTCCTGGTTCGCCCCTTCCGGGTCGCCCGTCACCGCGCGGAAAACCTGGATTGCCGGGCAGTTGCAGCCGGCCGGAAGGCTGGAGATCGATGCCGGTGCGGAAACGGCGCTTTCTGCCGGCAAGAGCCTGCTGCCTGCCGGTGTGCGCGGCGTCTGGGGCTCGTTCTCGCGCGGCGATACGGTTTCGATCTACGGCACGAGCGGCCGCGAGATCGCCCGCGGCCTTGCCGGCTACGATGCCGACGAGGCGCGGCTGATCGTCGGCAAGAAATCGGCGGATATCGCCGCCATTCTCGGTTATGCCGGGCGCGCCGCGATGGTGCACAGGGACGATCTCGTGGTGACCGGGCTGCCCGTCACCACCGAGGCGGGGAGGGACATGAGTCATGCTTGA
- a CDS encoding GNAT family N-acetyltransferase: MNVMQTQRERARVTGPGPCPTIRTARLTLRPHRMSDADAIAQSLGDFEVSRMLARAPAPYDRQDAAEWLTIATTDLNEDWAFAITTGDDVHIGCVAFEWLGGEWRLGYWLNRFYWRRGYMTEAVHAATARFLTRMPGTDIHSGVFADNPASLRVQEKAGFRITGCSDLYCVARGTMVPHIETRLEPGDFRPAMPQQ; this comes from the coding sequence ATGAACGTCATGCAGACCCAGAGGGAACGCGCGCGCGTCACCGGTCCCGGCCCCTGCCCGACCATCAGGACGGCGCGCCTCACCCTGCGCCCGCACCGCATGTCCGATGCGGACGCCATTGCCCAGTCGCTCGGCGATTTCGAGGTCTCGCGCATGCTGGCGCGGGCGCCCGCCCCCTATGACCGGCAGGATGCGGCCGAATGGCTCACGATTGCCACCACCGACCTCAACGAGGACTGGGCCTTCGCCATCACCACCGGCGACGACGTGCATATCGGCTGCGTCGCCTTCGAGTGGCTCGGCGGGGAATGGCGTCTCGGCTACTGGCTGAACCGCTTCTACTGGCGGCGCGGTTACATGACCGAGGCGGTGCATGCGGCAACGGCCCGGTTCCTGACGCGCATGCCCGGCACGGACATCCATTCCGGCGTCTTCGCCGACAACCCGGCTTCGCTCAGGGTTCAGGAGAAGGCGGGTTTTCGCATCACCGGATGCAGCGATCTCTATTGTGTCGCCCGCGGCACGATGGTTCCGCATATCGAGACGCGGCTGGAGCCGGGCGATTTCCGTCCGGCCATGCCGCAGCAGTAA
- the rpmA gene encoding 50S ribosomal protein L27 translates to MAHKKAGGSSRNGRDSQSKRLGVKKFGGEAVLAGNIIVRQRGTQWHPGANVGLGKDHTIFALTAGNVNFRTKANGRVYVSVMPKAEAAE, encoded by the coding sequence ATGGCACACAAAAAAGCTGGCGGCTCCTCGCGCAACGGTCGCGATTCCCAGTCCAAGCGCCTCGGCGTGAAGAAGTTTGGCGGCGAAGCTGTCCTCGCAGGCAACATTATCGTTCGCCAGCGCGGCACGCAGTGGCATCCCGGCGCCAATGTCGGCCTCGGCAAGGATCACACGATCTTCGCCCTTACGGCTGGCAATGTGAATTTCCGTACGAAGGCCAACGGTCGCGTCTACGTGTCTGTAATGCCGAAAGCGGAAGCAGCGGAATAA
- the rlmH gene encoding 23S rRNA (pseudouridine(1915)-N(3))-methyltransferase RlmH, with protein MRVGLFSVGRLKAGPEKELAARYIDRFAKAGPAIGLELGKLAEVGESRAGNAETRKREEAAMLEKALPDGAVLILLDERGKSLDSPAFADLLGGFRDSGKRDLMIAIGGADGLDPALYERANATLCLGKMTWPHQLVRILLAEQLYRAVTILSGHPYHRS; from the coding sequence ATGCGGGTGGGACTTTTTTCGGTGGGACGGCTGAAGGCCGGCCCTGAGAAGGAACTTGCGGCCCGCTATATCGACCGTTTCGCGAAGGCCGGTCCCGCCATCGGCCTCGAACTCGGCAAGCTTGCCGAAGTCGGCGAAAGCCGGGCCGGCAATGCCGAGACGCGCAAGCGCGAGGAAGCGGCGATGCTGGAAAAGGCGCTGCCCGACGGCGCCGTGCTGATCCTGCTCGACGAGCGCGGCAAATCGCTCGATTCCCCCGCCTTTGCCGATCTTCTCGGCGGCTTCCGCGATTCGGGAAAGCGCGACCTGATGATCGCCATCGGCGGCGCCGACGGACTGGACCCCGCCCTCTACGAGCGGGCAAACGCCACGCTCTGCCTCGGCAAGATGACCTGGCCGCACCAGCTCGTGCGCATCCTGCTCGCCGAACAGCTCTATCGCGCCGTCACCATCCTCTCCGGCCATCCCTACCATCGTAGTTGA
- a CDS encoding murein hydrolase activator EnvC family protein, translating to MRKTGTANSGKGVSRLLRPALLSAVLLPALICQPLRAEPQGAAAALEKTGALPKAEPDPAAALALRRDSTRRELETLSQSITVSDEKTKQLEAEIATLEKSRQTLREEIVKSAALRKEMEGKILDGEKRLEGMREEEAGVRASLHERRGLLAEVLAALQRMGRNPPPALLVTPDDALASVRSAILLGAVVPGIRKETDALIDDLSALMDIKSDIDREKTELTDAMQVRIEAEKRVELLVAENEALTQTNSRTLAAERRRAEELAARATSLEGLIGSLEQEIGSVRDAAALARSKEEERRNQSDAEREKARALARETMPDKNRIAPAYEFPELQAKLDFPVAGDVLRQFGEADGTGHDSQGLTLAANPGALVTAPADGWIVFAGTFRSYGRMIILNAGEGYHLVLAGMDKVNVREGQFVVAGEPLATMGEKRVASVNALTLETDKPTLYIEFRKNGKPVDSRPWWSAKNPGKARNDS from the coding sequence ATGAGGAAGACGGGCACAGCCAATTCCGGCAAGGGTGTCAGCCGCCTGCTGCGGCCGGCATTGCTGTCTGCCGTCCTGCTGCCGGCGCTCATCTGTCAGCCTCTCCGTGCCGAACCGCAGGGCGCCGCCGCCGCGCTGGAAAAGACCGGGGCATTGCCCAAGGCCGAGCCGGACCCGGCCGCCGCCCTTGCGCTGCGCCGCGACAGCACGCGGCGCGAACTGGAAACGCTCTCCCAGTCCATCACCGTTTCCGACGAGAAGACGAAGCAGCTCGAAGCCGAGATCGCCACGCTGGAAAAGTCGCGGCAGACTCTGCGCGAGGAGATCGTCAAGTCGGCCGCGCTGCGCAAGGAGATGGAAGGCAAAATCCTCGACGGCGAGAAGCGGCTGGAGGGCATGCGCGAGGAGGAGGCGGGCGTGCGCGCCTCGCTGCACGAGCGCCGCGGGCTGCTTGCCGAGGTGCTGGCCGCGCTCCAGCGCATGGGCCGCAACCCGCCGCCGGCCCTGCTGGTGACGCCGGACGATGCGCTCGCCTCCGTGCGCAGCGCCATCCTGCTCGGCGCGGTCGTGCCCGGCATCCGCAAGGAGACGGACGCGCTCATCGACGACCTCTCCGCCCTCATGGACATCAAGAGCGACATCGACCGGGAAAAGACCGAACTGACCGACGCCATGCAGGTGCGCATCGAGGCGGAAAAGCGCGTCGAGCTGCTGGTCGCCGAGAACGAGGCGCTGACACAGACGAACAGCCGCACGCTTGCCGCCGAGCGCCGCCGGGCCGAGGAACTCGCCGCCCGCGCGACAAGCCTCGAAGGCCTGATCGGCAGCCTGGAGCAGGAAATCGGCTCGGTGCGCGACGCCGCCGCGCTGGCCCGCTCCAAGGAAGAGGAGCGGCGCAACCAGAGCGACGCGGAGCGGGAAAAGGCGAGGGCGCTTGCCCGCGAGACGATGCCCGACAAAAACCGCATTGCTCCGGCATATGAATTCCCGGAGCTGCAGGCAAAACTCGATTTTCCCGTGGCGGGCGACGTCCTGCGCCAGTTTGGCGAGGCGGACGGCACCGGCCATGATTCGCAGGGGCTGACGCTGGCCGCCAATCCGGGCGCGCTGGTGACGGCGCCCGCGGACGGTTGGATCGTCTTCGCCGGAACGTTCCGCAGCTATGGACGCATGATCATCCTGAACGCCGGCGAGGGCTACCATCTGGTGCTGGCCGGCATGGACAAGGTGAATGTGCGCGAAGGGCAGTTCGTCGTGGCGGGAGAACCGCTTGCCACGATGGGCGAGAAAAGGGTCGCGAGTGTCAACGCTTTGACGCTGGAAACAGACAAGCCGACACTCTACATTGAATTCCGAAAAAACGGAAAACCGGTTGATTCCCGACCGTGGTGGTCCGCAAAAAATCCTGGAAAGGCACGCAATGATTCGTAG
- the obgE gene encoding GTPase ObgE: MKFLDEAKVYIRSGDGGAGAVSFRREKFVEFGGPDGGDGGRGGDVWVEAVNGLNTLIDFRYQQHFKASIGTHGMGRNRTGANGASVTLKVPVGTQIFEEDNETLIIDLTVEGQRFKLAAGGNGGFGNAHFKSATNQAPTWANPGLAGDEKTIWLRLKLIADAGLVGLPNAGKSTFLATCTRARPKIANYPFTTLHPNLGVATIDGAEFILADIPGLIEGAHDGIGLGDRFLGHVERTRVLLHLVSAQEEDVAKAYKTVKRELEAYGGGITDKPEIVALSQIDVLDEEELKKKSKALAKACGQTPLQLSAVANVGMTGTLRALRDIIVQAKNTGSDD, translated from the coding sequence ATGAAGTTCCTGGACGAAGCAAAAGTCTATATCCGCTCCGGCGACGGCGGGGCAGGGGCTGTCTCGTTCCGCCGCGAAAAATTCGTGGAATTCGGCGGCCCGGACGGCGGCGACGGCGGTCGCGGCGGCGACGTGTGGGTCGAGGCCGTCAACGGCCTCAACACGCTGATCGATTTCCGCTACCAACAGCATTTCAAGGCGTCCATCGGCACGCATGGCATGGGCCGCAACCGCACCGGCGCGAATGGCGCGAGCGTGACGCTGAAGGTGCCGGTCGGCACGCAGATCTTCGAGGAAGACAACGAGACGCTGATCATCGACCTGACGGTCGAGGGGCAGCGCTTCAAGCTGGCGGCCGGCGGCAATGGCGGCTTCGGCAACGCGCATTTCAAGTCGGCCACCAACCAGGCGCCGACCTGGGCCAATCCCGGCCTTGCGGGCGATGAGAAGACCATCTGGCTTCGCCTCAAGCTGATCGCCGATGCCGGCCTCGTCGGCCTGCCGAATGCCGGCAAGTCGACCTTCCTTGCGACCTGCACCCGCGCCCGGCCGAAAATCGCTAACTATCCGTTCACGACGCTGCATCCGAACCTCGGCGTCGCGACCATCGACGGCGCGGAATTCATCCTTGCGGACATTCCGGGCCTCATCGAGGGGGCGCATGACGGGATCGGCCTTGGCGACCGCTTCCTCGGCCATGTCGAGCGCACGCGCGTTCTGCTGCATCTCGTCTCCGCGCAGGAGGAGGATGTCGCGAAAGCCTACAAGACGGTGAAGCGCGAGCTGGAAGCCTATGGCGGCGGCATCACCGACAAGCCGGAGATCGTCGCCCTCTCGCAGATCGACGTGCTCGACGAGGAAGAGCTGAAGAAGAAGTCCAAGGCGCTGGCGAAAGCCTGCGGGCAGACGCCGCTGCAGCTTTCCGCGGTCGCCAATGTCGGCATGACGGGCACGCTGCGGGCGCTGCGCGACATCATCGTTCAAGCCAAGAATACCGGATCCGACGACTGA